A window of the Penaeus monodon isolate SGIC_2016 chromosome 11, NSTDA_Pmon_1, whole genome shotgun sequence genome harbors these coding sequences:
- the LOC119578614 gene encoding uncharacterized protein LOC119578614: MRRAAGERVRTSSLESTGSRPVPERREGPAQGVYKAEVRPESHSRRSRSRQSNTLTAHFSPAPSPCGTLFVVLVVCVVALVSARYAPTRDHNKDWLSLISGQQQLRDARIIYTLLNNDPDFMRKRGRSHDQLKQGFDSNEGDFDGFQHPFFYVSHQKQHVQQREPFVFSRIGGHGNMEPEKAVVVDFPFRLGRLAEDLGEGGALAGDNVGAHLPSGVQGEV, encoded by the exons ATGAGGAGGGCGGCCGGGGAGAGGGTTCGAACCTCATCCCTAGAGTCAACAG GATCACGACCAGTCCCGGAGAGGCGCGAGGGTCCAGCCCAGGGGGTATATAAGGCCGAGGTCCGACCCGAAAGTCACAGTCGACGCTCCAGGTCCAGACAAAGCAACACCCTCACTGCCCACTTTTCTCCTGCGCCTTCTCCATGCGGTACTCTCTTCGTTGTTCTG gtggtgtgtgtggtggcgctGGTATCCGCCAGGTATGCCCCAACGAGAGACCACAACAAGGACTGGCTTTCCCTGATTTCGGGGCAGCAGCAGCTCAGGGACGCCCGGATCATCTACACGCTCCTGAATAACGACCCTGATTTCATGAGGAAGCGCGGACGCTCTCATGACCAGC tgAAGCAAGGCTTCGACAGCAACGAGGGCGACTTCGACGGCTTCCAGCACCCCTTCTTCTACGTGAGCCACCAGAAGCAGCATGTGCAGCAGCGCGAGCCCTTCGTGTTCAGCAGGATCGGCGGCCACGGGAACATGGAGCCCGAGAAGGCCGTCGTGGTGGACTTCCCCTTCCGACTCGGGCGCCTGGCGGAGGACCTGGGCGAGGGCGGCGCCCTGGCCGGCGACAACGTAGGCGCGCACCTTCCCAGCGGCGTCCAGGGCGAGGTGTAG
- the LOC119578615 gene encoding uncharacterized protein LOC119578615, translating to MIFRRGRRDAHSPLPPPPVKQGFDSNEGDFDGFQHPFFYVSHQKQHVQQREPFVFSRIGGHGNMEPEKAVVVDFPFRLGRLAEDLGEGGALAGDNVGAHLPSGVQGEV from the exons ATGATATTCA GGCGAGGCCGCCGCGACGctcactcacccctccctcctcccccagtgAAGCAAGGCTTCGACAGCAACGAGGGCGACTTCGACGGCTTCCAGCACCCCTTCTTCTACGTGAGCCACCAGAAGCAGCATGTGCAGCAGCGCGAGCCCTTCGTGTTCAGCAGGATCGGCGGCCACGGGAACATGGAGCCCGAGAAGGCCGTCGTGGTGGACTTCCCCTTCCGACTCGGGCGCCTGGCGGAGGACCTGGGCGAGGGCGGCGCCCTGGCCGGCGACAACGTAGGCGCGCACCTTCCCAGCGGCGTCCAGGGCGAGGTGTAG